The Chanodichthys erythropterus isolate Z2021 chromosome 14, ASM2448905v1, whole genome shotgun sequence genome window below encodes:
- the fzd5 gene encoding frizzled-5 — MRKPTDKHHFTMETSGMHLVGFWLHVLLLLQLSRLGDAASKDIVCEPITVPMCKGIGYNHTYMPNQFNHDTQDEVGLEVHQFWPLVRIRCSPDLLFFLCSMYTPICLQDYKKPLPPCRSVCERAKRGCSPLMIQYGFEWPERMSCEQLPMLGDTDRLCMDRNSTETTTLSPPFSKPTPKGTPRHRATAKSAPPQKCERDCRCRDPLVPIKKEAHPLHNRVHTGSLLNCALPCHQPYFSPDERTFTTFWIGLWSVLCFVSTLTTVATFLIDMERFKYPERPIIFLAACYLFVSLGYIVRLLAGHERVACEGSGDQQHILYDTTGPALCTLVFLLIYFFGMASSIWWVVLSFTWFLAAGMKWGNEAIAGYSQYFHLAAWLVPSVKTIAVLALSSVDGDPVAGICYVGNQSLESLRGFVLAPLVVYLFTGSLFLLAGFVSLFRIRSVIKQGGTKTDKLEKLMIRIGLFTVLYTVPATIVVACLVYEQHYRPGWERALACSCPSERQRLGMGPDYAVFMLKYFMCLVVGITSGVWIWSGKTLESWKRFVARYMPCRTRKPPVSGSSMYSEASTALTARAGTAPTGTYHKSAPSSHV, encoded by the coding sequence ATGAGGAAACCTACAGATAAGCATCATTTCACCATGGAGACCTCTGGGATGCACCTGGTCGGATTTTGGCTTCACGTTCTTCTGCTGCTGCAACTGTCTCGACTCGGCGATGCTGCCTCTAAGGATATAGTGTGCGAGCCCATCACCGTACCGATGTGCAAAGGGATCGGATACAATCACACCTACATGCCCAACCAGTTCAATCATGACACCCAGGATGAAGTCGGCTTGGAAGTGCACCAGTTTTGGCCACTTGTCCGAATCCGTTGCTCCCCGGACTTGCTTTTCTTCCTGTGCAGTATGTACACCCCAATCTGTCTTCAGGACTACAAAAAACCTTTACCGCCTTGCAGGTCTGTGTGCGAGAGAGCTAAAAGGGGTTGCTCCCCCCTCATGATCCAGTATGGGTTTGAGTGGCCAGAGCGGATGAGTTGCGAGCAGCTGCCCATGTTGGGTGACACCGATCGGCTTTGTATGGACAGGAACAGCACTGAGACTACAACTTTATCACCTCCTTTCTCCAAACCCACTCCTAAGGGAACACCACGACATAGAGCCACTGCAAAATCCGCTCCGCCGCAGAAGTGTGAACGTGACTGCCGTTGTCGAGACCCCCTGGTGCCCATCAAAAAAGAAGCGCATCCTCTCCATAACCGTGTACATACTGGCTCTTTACTCAACTGTGCTTTGCCCTGTCACCAACCTTACTTTTCCCCTGATGAGCGTACCTTCACAACCTTCTGGATCGGACTGTGGTCGGTGCTGTGCTTCGTCTCGACGCTCACCACCGTGGCCACTTTCCTCATCGACATGGAGCGTTTCAAATATCCAGAGCGGCCGATTATCTTCCTTGCTGCCTGTTATCTGTTTGTGTCGCTGGGGTACATCGTGCGACTGCTCGCGGGCCACGAGCGAGTAGCTTGCGAGGGCTCCGGCGATCAACAGCACATCCTCTACGACACAACGGGTCCAGCCCTTTGCACGCTGGTTTTCCTGCTCATATACTTCTTTGGAATGGCCAGCTCCATCTGGTGGGTGGTGCTTTCCTTCACCTGGTTCTTGGCGGCAGGAATGAAATGGGGTAACGAGGCCATCGCGGGCTACTCTCAGTACTTCCATCTTGCTGCTTGGCTCGTTCCTAGCGTCAAGACCATCGCTGTCTTGGCTTTGAGTTCAGTAGATGGAGACCCTGTGGCTGGGATCTGTTACGTCGGCAATCAGAGCTTGGAGAGCCTACGTGGCTTCGTATTGGCACCTCTGGTCGTCTACCTCTTCACCGGCTCCCTCTTCCTGCTGGCTGGCTTTGTTTCCCTCTTCCGGATCCGTAGTGTCATTAAACAGGGCGGCACAAAGACAGACAAGCTAGAGAAGTTAATGATCCGGATTGGGCTCTTCACCGTCCTGTACACGGTGCCCGCAACTATCGTGGTAGCATGCCTGGTGTACGAGCAACATTACAGGCCAGGATGGGAGCGGGCGCTGGCCTGTTCTTGCCCATCCGAGCGCCAGCGGCTCGGCATGGGCCCGGACTATGCCGTCTTCATGTTGAAGTACTTCATGTGTCTTGTAGTAGGCATTACCTCAGGTGTTTGGATCTGGTCAGGGAAGACTCTGGAGTCCTGGAAGCGCTTTGTGGCACGGTACATGCCCTGTAGGACCCGGAAGCCACCTGTATCAGGCTCGTCCATGTACAGCGAGGCCAGTACCGCTCTCACAGCCCGAGCTGGAACAGCACCCACTGGGACCTATCACAAATCAGCACCCTCATCACATGTCTGA